One Streptosporangium becharense genomic window, CAGCCGTCACAGTGGACGGCAACCACCCTGCGGGCACCGAGGATTCTGGCGGCTTCGACGGCCATGGCGCTGTCGAGGACGAGCAGGGCACCGTCGAAGATCGGCAGGCGGGGGGCCCCGGCGAACAGGACGGCGGTGTCCACCGGCCCGAACCGCTCGGCGATCTGTTCGACCAGGGTGAGGGAGGCGTTGTCGCCGCTGACGTAGACCGTGGGCAGGTCGGCCGCGGTCAGCACGAAGCCGACGACTTCTCCGGTGACCGCCTTGACACCCTCGGCCCCGAGTTCCTCGGGGCCGTGGAGGGCGGGTGCGCCGGTCACGGTCACGGTGCCGCCGCCGGGGCGGTCCAGCTCGATCGACTCCCAGGGCGCCAGGCCCCGCGCGGTGCCGCCCAGACGGCCTGCGCCGCCGGGAGTGGTGAGCGTGACGGGCACGTCGGCGAGCAGGGCCCGGCCGGAGTGGTCGAGGTTGTCGGAGTGCTCGTCGTGGGAGAGCAGGACGACGTCGACGCGACCGAGCTCGGCAGGTGTGATGGAGGGGTGCGCGGTCTTGACCAGGAGCGGGCCACCGGGCACCGGGTAGTCACCGGGGGCGTCGAAGGTGGGGTCGGTGAGGAACCTCAGGCCGCCGTACTCGATGAGGGCGGTCGGGCCGCCGAAGACGTGGACGGGGATCCGCCGATCGGTCGCGTTGATGGCCAAGGTGAAAACCTCACGGATGAGAAGTGGTTTATCCGTGATACACGGTAGTCGTTTCTCACGGATGGCCGCAACTCATAACATGAGAGGCATGGAGGAGACCCTGACCGCCGAGCCCGTCGCGCCGCCCTCGCCGGAGACGGAAGTCCTGCCGCCCGCGCCGGGGGCGGAGCGCCATCTCGCGCTCGACTTCGCCAACAGCACCGTCGCCCTGCCCGGCGGGCAGTTCCTCGACTTCCTCGGCACGCCCGCGGCCGCTGGCCAGTGGCTGGTCGAGCGCGGGCTCGCTCCGGCGGACCTCGGGCTCCAGGAGATGTGCGCAGCACAGCTGCGTTCCCTGCGCGAGCAGATCCGGGCCCTGCTCGCCTCCCGGGTCGACGGGCGCCCCGCCCCCTCCAGTGCGCTCGCCGCCGTCAACGACGCACTGACCAGGGCCCCCGCGGCCTCCCTGCTGCACTGGGATCCAACCCGCGGCCTGTACCGGGCCGCCTCCCACCCCACCACCCAGATCGTCGACCACGCCCTCGCGGTCCTCGCCGCCGACGCCGCCGACCTGCTTACCGGCCCCGAGGCCGAACGCCTCGCCGCCTGCGGCTCGGCCCCCTGCAGCCGCTACCTGCTGCGGCACGGCCGCCGGCACTGGTGCTCCACCCGCTGCGGCGACCGCGCCCGCGCGGCCCGCGCCTACGCCCGCCGCACCCACCCCGGGGCGGACTGAAGCGCGTCCGGTCCGCCGGCTCCAGGGGGGCGGTCGTAGCGCGCCGTTCCGCCACGGGGCGCCACGCCCGCTACGGAGTGTCGCGCCGCGTACGTCTCCGGTGCCGTACGAGCAGGACCGCCACGATCACGATGACGACCGCGCTCAGCAGCGCGGCGTCCGGTACGGCGGCACCCAGCCGGCGGATCCACCGCTCCGCGGCGTACTCCTGGTCCACGCTGAGCAGGCCGGGCAGGGCCGAGGTGCCGTCGAAGACCAGGAAGACGGTGCCGATGGCGATGAAGAAGGCACCCGACAGCAGGGAGTTGGTGTGCAGGCGCAGCGGCCCGAGCGAGAACGGCCGGCCGCGCAGCCAGCGCCGGCGCCCGAGGTCGAAACGGTCCCACAGCAGGGCGAGGCCGAACAGCGGCACCACCATGCCGAAGGCGTAGACGGCCAGCAGGACGCCGCCGTACACCGGGGCTCCACCCAGCGCCGCGACCGTCAGGATGCCGCCGAGGATCGGCCCGGCGCAGAATCCCGCCAGACCGTACACCGCGCCGAGCGCCACGATCGACAGCGCGGAGTCGGGCCGGAGCCGTCCCGCCGGCCGGGCGGGCCGGACGGCGAAGCCCAGCCCGAGGATCTGCGCCACGCCGAGCGCGATGATCGACCATCCACCCACCGCGACCACCGTGTCCCGGTGGCCGTACAGCAGGGCACCGACCGCCGAGCTCGCCACGCCGAGCGGGACAAGGGTGAGTGCGAGCCCGCCGTACAGCAGCGCGGTGCGGCCGAACAGGCGTTGCGGGCTGGTGAAGGAGTAGGCGAAGAACGACGGCAGCAACAAGGCGCTGCACGGGCTGAACAGCGCGAACACGCCGCCCAGGAAGGCCGTCAGGTAGCCGAGATCGCTCATGAGGTTCCCGTGCCGGCGGTCTTGGCGGCCTCCTGCTCGATCGTCTCGACGAAGGTCTCCAGCGGCTGGGCGCCCAGGATGGGCCGGCCGTTGACGAGGAACGCCGGCGTGCTCGGCACACCGATCTGCGTGCCCTCCGCCTGGTCGGCGACGACGGCGTCGCGGGCGGCTTCGGAGTTCAGGTCCCGGCGGAACCGCGCCAGGTCGGGAACGTCCGCCTCGCGCGCCATCGCGACCAGCTTGTCGTCGGCGAAGGCGCCGCTGTTGCGTTTGCGATCCACCGAGTAGACCTCGCGGTGGAACTGCCGGAACCGCCCCTGCAGACCGGCCGCGTAGGCGGCGCGGGCGGCGGCCTCGGACTCCTTGCCGAAGATGGGGAAGTTGCGCCACTCGATGCGCAGGGTCCCCGCGTCCACGTATCGCTTGATCAGTTCGGGTTCGATGTCCCGGGTGAACTGCCCGCAGAAGGGGCACTGGTAGTCGGCGTACTCGATGAGGACGACCGGAGCGTCGGGGCGTCCGGCCGCGAAGGGGTCGCCGTCCTTGCGCCTGGCCAGCTGGGAGAGCGCCTCCTCCTGGGGCGAGGGGGTCCTCGCCGGTCCCGACGCGGCGGGTGAGGCGGCCGGAGCGGGCGGGGAGGCGGCCGGTTTCCTGTTGCTGGTCGACAGGACGGCCAGCGCGAGCCCGCAGGCCACGACGACCATGATCATTACGATGAGCCGGCGGTCGGCGGATGAGGACATGGATGTCTCCGGAAGGTGAACGGGCGCGGCGACGGACGGCCGCGCGAGAGAACGGCGGAACACTCGCACCCCGGCGGGGGCGAGGAATCACAGGAGGGGACGCCGCAGGTCGGCCGGCGGCGCGTCCGCGCCGTTTCTAGATCCGGAGAATCGACAGGCTGTGCAGGTCGGGCGGTGGGCCGCGCCGCCCCGCCCGGACGGGCGGGGTGTCCGGCCGATGGGAGGAGAGCGCGGTGTGCACCGCGCACGCCAGAGATGAGAACGTGGCTGTCAGGCGCGGAGCGGCCGGCGGTTGCGCGGCCGGGACTTCGCGGTCCGAGCACCTGGGTGCCGCCGGGGCGTGGTCGTATCCGGCGGCCACGACCCGGGACACGCCGGGGCCCGGGGCATCGGCCCGTTCAGCGCCGGGCG contains:
- a CDS encoding MBL fold metallo-hydrolase; amino-acid sequence: MAINATDRRIPVHVFGGPTALIEYGGLRFLTDPTFDAPGDYPVPGGPLLVKTAHPSITPAELGRVDVVLLSHDEHSDNLDHSGRALLADVPVTLTTPGGAGRLGGTARGLAPWESIELDRPGGGTVTVTGAPALHGPEELGAEGVKAVTGEVVGFVLTAADLPTVYVSGDNASLTLVEQIAERFGPVDTAVLFAGAPRLPIFDGALLVLDSAMAVEAARILGARRVVAVHCDGWAHFTEGRTEVVAAFTAAGMADRLQVD
- a CDS encoding CGNR zinc finger domain-containing protein; its protein translation is MEETLTAEPVAPPSPETEVLPPAPGAERHLALDFANSTVALPGGQFLDFLGTPAAAGQWLVERGLAPADLGLQEMCAAQLRSLREQIRALLASRVDGRPAPSSALAAVNDALTRAPAASLLHWDPTRGLYRAASHPTTQIVDHALAVLAADAADLLTGPEAERLAACGSAPCSRYLLRHGRRHWCSTRCGDRARAARAYARRTHPGAD
- a CDS encoding cytochrome c biogenesis CcdA family protein; translation: MSDLGYLTAFLGGVFALFSPCSALLLPSFFAYSFTSPQRLFGRTALLYGGLALTLVPLGVASSAVGALLYGHRDTVVAVGGWSIIALGVAQILGLGFAVRPARPAGRLRPDSALSIVALGAVYGLAGFCAGPILGGILTVAALGGAPVYGGVLLAVYAFGMVVPLFGLALLWDRFDLGRRRWLRGRPFSLGPLRLHTNSLLSGAFFIAIGTVFLVFDGTSALPGLLSVDQEYAAERWIRRLGAAVPDAALLSAVVIVIVAVLLVRHRRRTRRDTP
- a CDS encoding DsbA family protein, encoding MSSSADRRLIVMIMVVVACGLALAVLSTSNRKPAASPPAPAASPAASGPARTPSPQEEALSQLARRKDGDPFAAGRPDAPVVLIEYADYQCPFCGQFTRDIEPELIKRYVDAGTLRIEWRNFPIFGKESEAAARAAYAAGLQGRFRQFHREVYSVDRKRNSGAFADDKLVAMAREADVPDLARFRRDLNSEAARDAVVADQAEGTQIGVPSTPAFLVNGRPILGAQPLETFVETIEQEAAKTAGTGTS